In Brassica napus cultivar Da-Ae chromosome A3, Da-Ae, whole genome shotgun sequence, the sequence AGTTTCTTCACAAAGAAGCTTTACCTCCGAAAATCAGACAAGGCTAACAAAGAAAGCTTATCTTCTCTAAATAGTCCGaacatattatcttttttttttttggtcagaaaaattatgatatttggATAGAACTAAAATTACGTGGCAGTTTTGCTGGTGACCtggattaaaaacaaaattgataaaaaacaaattaagagAAACCGAGTGGAACGAGTAACGTTATCAGATCAGATAAAGTAAGTCACAACCGTCCTCCGTGGCTCGCCGTCGCCGTTGAGATGACCACCGTTGAGTTAAATCCATTCCCGTCTCGCTCCGTTTTCCTCGGCGTAGACGTCGGAACCGGAAGCGCCCGAGCCGGTTTACCCTTCTCCCCCTTTCAATCGTCAATTCTGAGAATCCTGTAGTTCGATCAAAATCCATAAAGATCGATCCTTTATATATAATCCTTAAATGGGTTTTGTAATTCGACCTAAATTGTATCGAAACAAGTCACTTGAATCTGTTTAACGACTCAAAGTTGTATACTTTCTTATAGGTTTGTTCGATGAAAGTGGAAAGCTTCTAGGCTCTTCTAGTAGCCCTATACAGATTTGGAAAGATGGAGACTGTGTTGAGGTAAGACTTACTTTGTGTTCGAGCTGATGTTAAACTCTGATTAGTTGATGTTTTGGAACAGCAATCTTCAACGGATATATGGCACGCGGTTTGTGCAGCTGTGAGAGCTGCTTGCTCTCTTGCGAATGTTTCTGATGTTGAAGTTAAAGGAATAGGCTTTGCTGCCACCTGCTCTCTCGGTTTGTACTTTGTTAGCATCTGAGACTTAGGAGATAAGGTTAATAAGTTACATTGTTATTGTCTTTGCAGTGGCGGTTGATGCTGAGGGGTCTCCTGTTACGGTGTCTTGGAGTGGTGATTCGAGAAGGAACATTATTGTTTGGATGGACCATAGAGCTGTGAAGCAGGCGGAGAGAATCAACTCGTTTAACTCGCCAGTGTTGCAGTACTGTGGCGGCGGTGTTTCTCCAGAGATGGAGCCACCCAAAGTAGGTGGAAGTTTCTTGACTTTGTTTCTGTTTGTTTGAGCATGATGAAGATTATCTTTCCTTTTGCAGTTACTATGGGTGAAAGAGAATCTCCAGGAGTCTTGGTCAATGGTGTATAAGTGGATGGACCTgagtgattggctctccttcaGGTGCCTGCTCTGTTAAACCTTTTGGCCCTCTTGAATCTTTGCATTTTTCTGATTCCTTTTTGTTTCCCTCTTAGAGCTACTGGAGATGATACACGTAGCTTGTGCACCACGGTATGTAAATGGACGTATCTTGGTCATGCACATATGCAGCAGCAGATGACTGAGAAGGCTTCTCGTGACATGGAAGCCTGCGGGTGGGATGATGAGTTCTGGGAAGAGATTGGCTTAGGCGATCTTGTAGATGGGCACCATGCTAAGATCggtatgcatttttttttttgttagaaatGATCTAAGAGGGAACTGTGAAACCTCCTTAGCTTTTAGTTTGTATTAATTGTTAATTAGGGAGAAGTGTGGCTTTCCCTGGGCATCCACTTGGTAACGGTCTAACCGCAACAGCTGCTAAGGCAAGCACTAAACAACCACTTACATCTTCGGTTTATATTTTCATtcaattacaattttttttttaaattctcaGGAATTGGGTCTGTTGGCTGGAACACCTGTGGGGACATCACTCATTGATGCTCATGCAGGTGGTGTTGGGGTCATGGAAAGTAAATCAGATTCAGACTCATTGAAGAAAGGTACTCTTTTGCTATTATAATCTCATGTAACGTGGTATGTTAGTTTCTAAgagttgttatttttttttagattcgGATGTGGATACCTTATGCACTCGAATGGTTTTAGTATGTGGCACATCAACGTGCCATATGGCTGTTTCACGTGAAAAGCTGTTTATTCCCGGCGTGTGGGGACCTTTCTGGTCAGGTACATACTCgtttagtctctctctctctctctctgtcctTTCTTTCTAATTTTGATAGATGAAATCTCACTCTGGTTTATTCTCTGTAGCTATGGTACCGGAGTATTGGCTTACGGAAGGAGGACAGAGTGCGACTGGGGCTTTACTTGATCACATTATCGAAAACCATGTTGCTTCTCCTCGTCTTGCAAATCAAGCTGCTTCCCATAGTATCAAACCTTCCcactttttttttaccttctCTTTTCACTTCTATTGAGAAAACATTGGTTGAATGCTATTAGGCATGTGGGTTTGGGTTATTCggtttttggttagttcggtttgaCATAAATCTTACCGGATTAACCCGAAATAAggttcggtatttggttagttcggtttttgAAAATCTTACCAAAGTTTTTGATTGCGGttagattttggtttaattttgttaaaatttctGATAAATTCGGTTAGTttggttcaaaatttgatttgtttggtttggggtttagtatggtttggatatatttttaagaaaaccaATGTAACCGATTGTCTAAccaaaaaccaatttttttttattaaaatctgcAAACAGAACTtctaaccaaactaaccaaaaatTTCGGTGGGTTCAGACAAAATCCTAGGCCTAAATGCTATTGTCTTGGTCTCTTGCAGAAGTTTCTGTGTTTGAACTTCTGAATAACATCTTAAAGTCGATGGCGCAAGAAGATACAAGTTCTCCGTTTGTAGCTGCACTTACCTCAGAGATGCATATCCTTCCTGACTTTCATGGAAACAGGTTAATGAAATAGAAAGCTCTGCCATGTTTCTTCCTCCTTTTGAGTTATTGACTCAAAGCTGTGTTGCAGGTCTCCTGTTGCAGACCCAAATTCGAAAGGAGTGGTCTTTGGAATGACTCTTGACACATCAGAGAAGCAGCTAGCTCTTCTATACTTAGCCACAGTACAGGGGATTGCTTATGGGACACGTCACATTGTAGAGCATTGCAATGCCCATGGCCACAAAGTAAGTTTTCTTCACACTCCGTTCTGTAGACATTCACTTCCATGGCCTCATGTTTCTCTGTCTTTGCATTTGATATTAGATTGACACACTGCTTGCTTGTGGAGGCCTTTCAAAGAACCCACTGTTCATCCAAGAACATGCTGACATCGTTGGTATATAGTACTAACCACACCCTTTGTTATCACTTATTCTATAATCAAAATGGAATCTCATTGGATGGATCTATTTGGCAGGTTGTCCGATTATTCTACCACGAGAAAGTGAGTCTGTTCTTCTAGGAGCAGCCATTCTTGGAGCTGTTGCTGCCAAGAGCTACCCTAGTCTCCATGATGCTATGAAAGCTTTGAACGCAGCTGGACAAGTATGCATGCTTATCTAACTTCATCGCCTTTTGATCATGTTGTTTATGCAGTCACTTGTTATTTAATTTCAGGTTGTTCATCCATCATCAGACCCTAAGGTTAAGAAGTATCACGATGCAAAATACCGCATCTTTCGTGACCTCTACGAACAGCAATTGTCTCACCGTTCCATCATCACCCAAGCTCTTTCCTAGTGTTCATCTTTCTTTGCTATTTatacaatttataaaatttggtaTTTGTACAATTACTCTTTTCTCTATCAAtaactaatataatatatagattaaGGTGAAATGTAACAAAAGGTACTAcagtttatttgttttaatcTTCTTAATTTTTAGTAAGTTTTCAACTAATTGAataatttctaaatatttaaaagaattgaTTTATTGGTTTTTGAAGTTTTCAGTATTCCTAAATAGTTGtggtcaaaataaaattatggtatATAGGAATCTTATACTAACAGCTATTTAAAAAGGAATAattatcatctttttttttgaaacacagaataattatttatcatctatctgaaataatattatactattaACGAAAGTTCGTTACTGTCCTCCATAAATCTTTTGCCTCCAAGATTTTTTTGGGGGTGGCCggtctataatatatatactatatgcaTTATATATTGATTAAGAATATATAAACTACTATAATACATGCTTAATTGCTCACAAAATCTAAGAGTTCAGAACAAAATTCAAATGTGGCTATCATAATCGAACATGTACACCACTAATCATAGAGTTGACACTTTCGTCCGTAAAAccttattttactatttaaatatcaCTAAAAACCCATAGAACAATATTCTCTTCACGATTTTATAAGGTTATATAAAACCAAGCAAACACCATTAGTTCAACCTTCACCCGCGATGGCTCCTCCTAAACACATTAATGGTGTTTCGGTTGCAGTCGCGGCTCTCATACTACTTATAGCATGTTTTCATTGCGTTGATGCAAACTATCAACAACAATTCATGGCTCCACAAAACGCAGCGAGAGCTCGTTTGAGACTCAGGCCGCTAATATGGGACGCCAAACTAGCCCGTTACGCGCAATGGTGGGCCAACCAGAGACGTGGTGACTGCGCCTTGATACATTCTAACGGACCATACGGTGAGAATCTATTCTGGGGCTCAGGCAATAGATGGAGCCCGGCTCAAGCAGCCAATGGATGGTTGTCGGAAGCAAGGAGCTATAACTATTACTCTAACTCGTGTCGGGCCGAGATGTGTGGCCATTACACGCAGATTGTGTGGAAGAGCACGCAGAGGATTGGTTGTGCTCATGTGATCTGTAATGGTGGAGGTGGCGTGTTATTGGCGTGCAGTTATGATCCACCGGGAAACTTTCTTGGTAGGAGACCTTATTGAGTATGATTTATTTGTATATCTTGAGAAACTCATACCAAAAGAGGTTGTTCTTGCGTTTCTAACTCTTAttctttttgtatacaaatgttatttttaattgGTTCAAGTTGGAAAAGCCCACAACGTTTGTTTTCCGACgttttcttatgtatttttcTGTGAGGGACATTTCTTTTGGTTAACAAGACTAACTAAGAGATTCaaatctcatcaaaatattttaacctAAGTCGGTAAACGAAAACAAGAAAAGTTATCATAAGaatatttgtgtgtttatatatattttcctctaacttctttttttattaatcataaaatatctaataaattAAACTGATGAAAACACATATACCTATTATTATCTCATCTTTATAAAGCGCACAATAGCAAATGGTATATGGTTTTATAGACCAGTGGTGATAAAGAGGCTCTAAAATTTCACAAATTCTTATAATTCGTGTAGTTTATTATGTTATAttctaatatattataattgatcaaacttaatacttataaatatttttttaaacaacaatTTTACCACCCAGCTCTCCCGCAATATACACATTTACATggataattatatatacacatctaTTATGGATAAGATTCTCTGCAATAGCACGATAAATAACTATACAGTCTATACTTGTAGCATTGTGAAAACTCCCTAAATTTTATATCCATGAACTTAAATTTTAGTCAGAATTTTTATATATCGAAAAATGTAAAACCATGTAtacataaaaaacaaattcaaactgGACTTTTCTATATTTCAGTTATATAAGATGGTGAGTTATTTTAGTTTCGTGTCTTGAAACCAACATAACTATTCTcaagaatttaataaatcaatatgCTTATTCAAATCATTCTTGTTATTGGTTAGGCATCCTTTTCTAaccataaataaattttggtaGCTTTCTAATTAATCTTAGTTTGGATCtttagtgaaaaatatataagatgtgtAGATTAGCATATAGTGATGTTAATGGTATCTAACCAAAAAAGTGATATATAATAGGtagggaaaagaaaagaagcatTTAGTTATTGGAAGACTACCAAAAGGTTGTGGACGGTTGTCGTgaaagagagaaaagtagaCATATAATCATGTACATATTCACAATTTTCATAATGTCAAAGTCTTGAAACCGCGTCCAAAGAATTAATTGACGAGTCAgcgaaaaaaaatacaagttttaCAGTTAAGTTGTTTGATTCGACATTTACGAATGAAATCAAATGATATAATTCTTTACCGAATTTTTTCAAACAATAAGGGGAAAAGAAAACATCATGCAAAAGCCATGTGATTCGTGATTTCATTGATTTGGAAGTACCGATACATAATTGGTCGGCATATGATATGAATCCAAATAAGGGTAAGTTAGGTTCGAAGTTTAGCTCaatattaattttcatttttcaggTAGCCTAATTAAAAGGTGGAGAGTATGAAGATTTAGCTTTTGATTTAGAATATTATATTTAGGAAATTTGTGAAGTTATTAAAGCCAGATTTGGCTCAAAACTCTTACGTGAACAGTGGTCAAACTGTCAAAGCTGCTTATAGCCATCATCATTTGGCAGTCAAGTTTCAACTCTTAACTCTCACGAAAGCTGAAAAATGGACATTTTTGTGTGGTAGTTTAAATCAACTGGGGTTGGGAATTGGGACACCATGTTTAGAAGTGTCATAGGATTAAAGAGCGAACTCACATGATACTAATTTTCcattatgcatatatatatatccaagtTTTGAACATGTTGTTGACATATAAACTATTCCTGatcataaaaatgtataaaacataACAATGTAGCTAAGGATGTTTTTATACAAATAACTGTGGTATCATGTGACATTTGAATCACTCAAAGTACACCTAAGAATTTGTATTTACTGGTATAAGAAAGAAAAGTGAGCCATCCATGTCGTTCGGCCCTACCAATAATGAACTTAACGTTGGGGGGAGCATCAAATATTTTGTACTtagtcaaaaaaatatttttcctaCGGGAGAGgccttttaatttatatatgagATATGATCATCGATGTATTAATTATCCTAGTGTAATCGATTTATTTGGATCATTCGGGAAATAAGCTTAATTTCATTGTGTTATACTAGTAATCAACGACTCtgatagtatatgtttataattttagatgaaaaataatacgataaaatataattttgctCGGTGATAgtcaaataaaaagtataagaccatcttcaatatatatattttttaatttcaaatgaaGTAATTTTGTAATTGAATTGAGTTTATTTCAATCCTACTCTATTATTGGAGTAAAAATGAAGCATTTTAGAGTAAACATGAAACTTTTTGGAATAAAAATAGAACATTCTGGAATAAAAATGGAGCATTTCAGAGTAAAAATGGAGCAATGAATATAAAAAGTTACCTCATTTACagaataaatttatgtttattcCATTATATAGTGAAACATTGAGTgggttataatatttattattctaattttttaaaaagtaaattgtGGAATGGGATTAGAAATATTCTAACTCgttaaaatgaaaacataataaaGCGAATAACTGCAATCGCCATttcatatctatttattttcatgCTTTTTTGAACAAATATGTTTTGTCGGAGGAAATAAATAAAGGCTTTTGTTTTGCCACCATCGTGGAATAATAATGGGGTTTTGAGCAGTGAGAGTTTTATTCTTAACCTATGTAGTGGGGACTTCTCGGAAATGTCTAAAATAGGTGAACAAAAAAGATTCCATGAAATAAATGTTTTCGTGATCGATATTTCTTATTAAAGTTCATCTACCAAAACTATAAACTAagtcaaattttatttatttacattttaggctataaaatcatacaaacaattatatatatatatatatatatatttcaagggtatataaaacatttgttATTAATCTTATCAAAATCAATATAACCATTTTAGAGCGGGCTTTGTGATCCAGTGGTAGTGGACGGACCTTGGATACAAACACATTTCGGGTTCGATTCTCCTGCTGCGGAAACTAAGTCACATTGTCCTACTTACCACAGCTACGGATACGTCTGTATGAAAATCCAGGAAAAGGTCTGTCGTGGATTGCACCTCTCATCCAGAGGTTAGGTCTGAGTCTTTAATAGATCAGGATTTAACCcttatttcttcaaaaaaaaaaaaatattaccatTTTAATAGTGCATACATTTCTTATACACAATAAAAAGTTACCACTGGATTTGAAGTAGGATGACCAATATTTTCTAGTTGAATCATAATGATAGGTGATTTTTTTAACACTGGTCAAATCATCGATTACACTACTGTAcaatatctattctattatgGTATTAAAGTAGAAAATTTGAATTTAGATAAATATACATATGTAAATGTGTAAATACATTTCTCAACACGATAAATGTCatttcagaaagaaaaaaattcttaatagAAACAAAACGAAAACGTTATATGTTGATTAGTATTAATACTTTTCAACGTTCTATTTCATTAGTATTCGGGTGTTTgcgaatttatgaatcataactTTTCACAAgcgaaaattaaattaaatgcgccttctaataatataattttaatatattcctTTAAAGAACTTTTTTTCATTGGTCCATGATCGTGGGTGCCTTATGAAAAAAGAAAtcctaattaaaaaataactgTTGCTCCTTTAAAACTAAAAGTAGACCTTTTTGGGAGTTCCTAACGCGTCAAACAGAATTCAACTTATCATGATGAGTGTATTATTGATTGCATACCTTAGTCAGTAGCATTTTATTGGTGTACAATATTATGGTGAAATCAAATTAATCTGAATTTTAGCACAAGAGGTAAAATCTAGAAGAAAAAACATAATCTCTCTGTTTTATATAAAGTGTCACTTTAgcattttttcttgttacaaaaaaatgttattttaaaattttaatgcaactttcagtttaaaattaattataaatgcattgattttattaataatttcatttatcttaaatattattagttgaatatgtataattaataaaaactttaatgcatttcaatcattttcttaatatgtgtgaaaaaatTTGGACATTTTTCATAAAAGGAAGGGAGTACAATATATCTCACCAAGTAAGCAAGTAATCGAAATGTTTGTGAAGTTTAGaaaattatgattattttttgtgGAAAAAGTTCAAGAATAAGTTGAATTCCCAGTTCCTACTCAATTCCCATGGGTAATGGGCCAAATGGTAAATGAAATAGAAACAGTAGGTGGACAAGAGTTGTACGTATAGTTGTAAACTTGTAATAAATGCAGAAAGCTGAAACTCTTAACTCTTTTCAGACTCGCACTTTTTTGTTTATCGGTGTTTGCAACTATTCTCTTGTTTGCGTCAGCTTTTTTTTCCCCACCACTACACGACAATTTCGATTTTATCCAAGACCATTATTTTGGATCCGATAACCCAAAGACCCGATcatagacattttttttttttttttttttggtaaaaacccGATCATAGACATGTAtaaaagaataatatatttgaacttATACGtttcaaatatttcattttaaaggGCGTGTATGATACTAGAGGGACAATACAACAAGAATCGGTACTAAACAACAACGATCAGTAATTTCGAACTTACTAACATTTTTACGTAGTATATGATTCGATAACATCTACTAAAGGATGTAGGATCTAAAAAGATGTCTACCTAGTTAACGTTCTTTTTTTGCCAACatgagatatatttttttattatggtATTTAGTAGTATTAATCATAAAATATGGGTGATATAAAGTAGTTAAATGAAATATTCGAAAGTTGAAAGAAGTGGAATTGGACAAGAGAAGAGTATTAAAGGAGAAAAGTTTGGTGTAAAAAGGCTGCAAGGAGTTGTTAGTTAAAAAGTGAGTGAACTCGATAAACGCGTAGCCCTAAAGGCAAAGCGTGCGTTACTCTTAccctaattatttttaatctcTGCTACTTTCTCTTCTATCTATAAGAAATAGAATGATAGTGCGAGAGGAGAACAATTATTACGGCGTTCCTAAAGCTATTCGAATTATTCATAAACGAACAAATATTGGGTTTTTCTAGCCCTTGTTTGAAGTTGTTGCAAATCAAATTTATTCATCTATAACTAGATGAAAATCATGGTAAATCAGtatttaattatcatttttgtatGTACTGTGTAGTCTAATGCACAATTGGTTCTGATTTCTGACtagtaaatctttttttttccgtcaaggttttttaattattaaggGAAAGGGGGACTGAGCCCAACAAGAGCTGACAAATAAATTTAAGACAATGAGTTTGGTGTTGAAGTAAGAGTCTTTTTGCACTAAATAGATCGTGTATTAAATTGTCTCTGAATTTATTGGGTCGGCTCGCACATCGGCACATGTGGTGACCTTACCATTCTTGTCTCTGCatttaatactccctccgtttttttatataaatcgttttagagaaatttttatgttccaaattatatgacgttttcggttttctatgtaaaatttattactaacacttaatgttatatgaccaatgataatatacattctattttattattggttgatttgtagttaggtaaataattaatgatgtttttgtttagaaaatataaaaaattaatgatttcttaatctacgtgtataattctaaaacgacctatattaaaaaacggagggagtattatttaTCCAAATAGAGAAAAAAGTGAATTCTTATTATCAGTGCCGTGCGAAAGTTTTTGGGGGCCCGAAGcgagttaaaaaaaatactccctccgttcctacaaaatgtatgttctggaaaaaaaatttgttttaaaaagatacattttttactttttcaatgtatgattttatgaaagtttgtaagtttcaaaaaaattaatggtgtttattgaatttctattggcTTAAAGTTAtagaaaattgttattcacaaaaaacaatgcatatttaatgagttttcttaatatatgtgaaaagtttagaatatgcatcttttaaaaacagagagagtacatgatatctttttttgaaaatagttctatttaaatttaaattatataaaatatttttttgaaaaaaacatataaacataACACTAAAAAGATTTGATTTATTAcctaaacattttctaaattttctgcACCAgacttttataaactaaaaataaaataatgatcaAAAGTAGGAATTagtaatataaaaacaaaaatacaaattttgaattaaaatgttGATCGCTGTTAAAAAGTTAAATCTTAg encodes:
- the LOC106441045 gene encoding pathogenesis-related protein PR-1 — encoded protein: MAPPKHINGVSVAVAALILLIACFHCVDANYQQQFMAPQNAARARLRLRPLIWDAKLARYAQWWANQRRGDCALIHSNGPYGENLFWGSGNRWSPAQAANGWLSEARSYNYYSNSCRAEMCGHYTQIVWKSTQRIGCAHVICNGGGGVLLACSYDPPGNFLGRRPY
- the LOC106441044 gene encoding FGGY carbohydrate kinase domain-containing protein-like, whose amino-acid sequence is MTTVELNPFPSRSVFLGVDVGTGSARAGLFDESGKLLGSSSSPIQIWKDGDCVEQSSTDIWHAVCAAVRAACSLANVSDVEVKGIGFAATCSLVAVDAEGSPVTVSWSGDSRRNIIVWMDHRAVKQAERINSFNSPVLQYCGGGVSPEMEPPKLLWVKENLQESWSMVYKWMDLSDWLSFRATGDDTRSLCTTVCKWTYLGHAHMQQQMTEKASRDMEACGWDDEFWEEIGLGDLVDGHHAKIGRSVAFPGHPLGNGLTATAAKELGLLAGTPVGTSLIDAHAGGVGVMESKSDSDSLKKDSDVDTLCTRMVLVCGTSTCHMAVSREKLFIPGVWGPFWSAMVPEYWLTEGGQSATGALLDHIIENHVASPRLANQAASHKVSVFELLNNILKSMAQEDTSSPFVAALTSEMHILPDFHGNRSPVADPNSKGVVFGMTLDTSEKQLALLYLATVQGIAYGTRHIVEHCNAHGHKIDTLLACGGLSKNPLFIQEHADIVGCPIILPRESESVLLGAAILGAVAAKSYPSLHDAMKALNAAGQVVHPSSDPKVKKYHDAKYRIFRDLYEQQLSHRSIITQALS